The DNA sequence GCGGGCACCTGCCCAGGCCACATTGTACCCGCCATCCTTCAGGAGCTTCAGGAGATTGGGTTCCCAAGGCTTAATGAGATGGGTGAGAGTCCGGTGGCCCCGCACATGCGGATACCAGCCGGTGAACATGGAGACCCGGCTCGGGCTGCAGACGGAGTTTTGAGAGAAGGCGTTGGTGAACTTCACACCCTGATCCGCAAACGCATCCAAATGAGGCGTTTGCACAACCGTGTTGCCAAACGCACCGACGCAATCGGCGCGTAGCTGGTCCGGCATAAAGATCAGGAAATTGGGTCGGGCGCTCACGTGAACTTGCCTAGATCACTTTGACCATGCGTTTGCCACGGTTCTCACCGGCAAGAAGACCAATCAATGCTGCGGGCGTATTCTCAAGCCCGTCAATAATGTCTTCCTGCACCTTGATCTTGCCTTCAGCAACCCAGCCTTCCAGGTCTTTGAGCGCCTTTTCCCGTTCATTGGGGAAGTCGGACATGATGAAGCCGCGCAGGTTCAGGCGCTTGGTGACGATGAGGCCGGGAACACCACGCGGACCAGCAGAGGGTGGCGCACCATCATATTGCGAGACGGCACCGCAACAGGCGATCCGCCCGAAATTGTTCATGCGGAAGAGGGCCGCTTCCAGAATGTCGCCGCCAACATTGTCGAAATAAACGTCAATGCCCTGCGGCGCGACGGCTTTCAGAGCTTTGAAGACTGGCTCGGTCTTGTAATTCACCGTTGCATCGAAGCCAAGCTCGTCTTTCAGCCATTGGCATTTCTCGTCCGAGCCGGCAATGCCGATCACGGTGCAATCAGGGACAGCGGCTTTAGCGATCTGACCGACCAGCGTCCCGACAGAACCAGCGGCGGCGGAGACAAGAATGGTCTCACCTGCTTTTGGCGTCGCACAGTTCAAAAGGCCGAAATAGGCGGTGAGCCCGGCAACGCCATAAACGCTCAAAAGATGCGTCTTTGGCTCCATCGAAGGCACCTTCTGAGCGGCCTTCGCAGGAACCACAGCATAATCCTGCCAGCCGGTGTCGGCGAAGACGAGGTCACCAGCCGAGAAGTCGGA is a window from the Rhodobiaceae bacterium genome containing:
- the yfmJ gene encoding putative NADP-dependent oxidoreductase YfmJ; protein product: MAETANRQILLVETPKDKLGSEHFKMAETTVPTLSDEGTLLLRTHYISLDAANRAWMQGATYRDAVESGQVMAGGAIAEVIESKSSDFSAGDLVFADTGWQDYAVVPAKAAQKVPSMEPKTHLLSVYGVAGLTAYFGLLNCATPKAGETILVSAAAGSVGTLVGQIAKAAVPDCTVIGIAGSDEKCQWLKDELGFDATVNYKTEPVFKALKAVAPQGIDVYFDNVGGDILEAALFRMNNFGRIACCGAVSQYDGAPPSAGPRGVPGLIVTKRLNLRGFIMSDFPNEREKALKDLEGWVAEGKIKVQEDIIDGLENTPAALIGLLAGENRGKRMVKVI